From Arcticibacter tournemirensis, one genomic window encodes:
- a CDS encoding AAA family ATPase produces the protein MQRESAFIDLLMMEMDKVIIGQKYMVERLMIGLLADGHILLEGVPGLAKTLAINTLAKAVQADFSRIQFTPDLLPADLVGTMIYNQKKDEFIVRKGPIFSNFILADEINRAPAKVQSALLESMQERQVTIGDQTFPLPSPFLVLATQNPIEQEGTYPLPEAQTDRFMLKIVIGYPNKDEEKRIMRANISPQGMLKPNAIIRPEEIIKARKVVREVYMDEKIEQYIIDIVFATRFPDQYKLPDYKNLISYGASPRASISLALAAKALAFIKRRGYVIPEDVRAVCHDVLRHRIGLSYEAEAENITTEDIITGILNVVEVP, from the coding sequence ATTCAGAGAGAAAGCGCATTTATCGACCTTTTAATGATGGAGATGGATAAAGTTATTATCGGTCAGAAGTATATGGTGGAGCGACTGATGATAGGACTTCTGGCAGATGGCCATATCCTTTTAGAAGGTGTGCCGGGGCTTGCAAAAACACTTGCCATCAACACGTTGGCCAAGGCAGTACAGGCAGACTTTAGCAGAATACAGTTCACACCCGACCTATTGCCGGCCGATCTCGTGGGGACAATGATATACAATCAGAAAAAAGATGAATTTATCGTCAGGAAAGGACCCATTTTCTCTAATTTCATCCTGGCCGACGAGATAAACAGGGCGCCGGCTAAGGTACAGAGTGCTTTACTTGAATCGATGCAGGAAAGACAGGTAACTATCGGCGACCAGACCTTCCCTCTACCCTCCCCTTTCCTGGTACTGGCCACTCAGAATCCAATAGAGCAGGAAGGAACCTACCCTCTTCCGGAAGCACAGACAGACCGCTTTATGCTGAAGATCGTTATTGGCTACCCCAATAAGGACGAGGAAAAACGGATCATGCGTGCGAATATTAGTCCGCAGGGAATGTTAAAACCCAATGCAATCATTCGTCCTGAAGAGATCATTAAAGCGCGGAAAGTAGTGAGAGAGGTGTATATGGACGAAAAGATTGAGCAATATATTATCGATATCGTGTTTGCGACAAGATTTCCCGACCAATATAAATTGCCCGACTACAAGAATCTGATTAGTTATGGTGCGTCTCCCCGTGCAAGTATCAGTCTCGCTTTGGCAGCAAAGGCCCTCGCTTTCATTAAAAGAAGAGGCTATGTGATCCCCGAGGATGTACGTGCCGTTTGTCACGATGTTCTGCGTCATCGCATCGGGCTGAGCTATGAAGCAGAGGCAGAAAACATCACTACAGAGGATATAATTACAGGCATCCTGAATGTAGTAGAAGTACCTTGA
- a CDS encoding type IX secretion system membrane protein PorP/SprF, with product MKSCLGLVFFSFISVLVYGQGQPRSTQYIFNNYLLNPALSGIDNYIDVKMGFRNQWQGLEGAPETYYVSLNAPFGEDFIRSSVNTFPAEGENPMSRQYVNSFMSAEPHHGVGFHAITDKAGRIRQTSVNATYAYHLGLSEVLNLSVGVSGGFSSIGIDVEGVVGEKDDVLFAADYNNRIRPDVGLGIWLYTPRFFLGASGKQLVGKHWKTVDGQRTVEQYQQPSFYGTVGYKFFVGEDLAVIPSGLLSYALNSPAAIDANLKLAYKDKLWMGSGFRNNDSYSLMAGFNVGYLINLSYSYDFTTSPLKHVNNGSHEIVLGLLLNNRYKVNCSQRQF from the coding sequence ATGAAATCATGCCTGGGCCTCGTGTTTTTTTCTTTCATAAGCGTACTTGTTTATGGACAGGGACAACCACGATCAACGCAATACATCTTTAACAATTATTTACTCAATCCAGCTCTTTCCGGCATAGACAATTATATAGATGTAAAGATGGGTTTCCGTAATCAGTGGCAGGGACTGGAGGGAGCTCCTGAAACGTATTATGTATCGCTGAATGCTCCTTTCGGGGAAGATTTCATAAGAAGCTCTGTTAATACTTTTCCCGCCGAAGGTGAGAATCCGATGAGCCGGCAATATGTCAACAGTTTTATGTCGGCTGAACCGCATCATGGTGTAGGCTTCCATGCAATAACTGATAAAGCAGGGAGGATCCGGCAAACATCGGTAAATGCCACCTATGCTTATCACCTCGGGCTTTCGGAAGTCCTTAACCTTTCCGTCGGCGTTTCCGGTGGTTTTTCTTCTATCGGAATTGACGTGGAAGGTGTTGTAGGTGAAAAAGACGATGTTCTTTTTGCTGCCGACTATAACAACAGGATAAGGCCGGATGTTGGCCTTGGTATCTGGCTTTATACCCCAAGGTTTTTCCTGGGGGCGTCCGGAAAACAGCTGGTGGGCAAGCACTGGAAAACGGTGGATGGGCAGCGTACCGTAGAACAATACCAGCAACCTTCCTTTTACGGGACAGTGGGGTATAAGTTCTTCGTAGGAGAAGATCTAGCTGTTATCCCTTCGGGTTTACTGAGTTACGCATTAAACTCTCCTGCGGCCATAGACGCTAACTTAAAGCTTGCTTATAAAGATAAACTTTGGATGGGTAGCGGTTTCAGGAATAACGATTCTTACTCTCTTATGGCTGGGTTCAATGTTGGCTACCTTATCAATCTTAGTTACTCGTATGACTTTACGACTTCGCCTCTCAAGCATGTTAACAATGGTTCGCACGAAATCGTGCTCGGCCTTTTGTTGAATAACCGTTACAAAGTAAACTGCTCGCAGAGACAATTTTAG
- a CDS encoding gliding motility-associated C-terminal domain-containing protein, translating into MSRITALITLILLITAKLAFSDTFIVTNKADSGPGTLRQALLDAASNGIASTDRIEFNLPGSTINDRTIRLRSQLPMVSSKVIIDGSTQPSDVFGVSGAKVIIEREFNNVYYSGLVISTDIYKETVSDVEIYGLYIRNFANITSLSNINTSQGSGIIVEYNAQNVTIGAPGKGNVICGNINGIAINGSRYYNGTNDVNSSGKIVIQSNLIGLLDNGTTANTNYIGVSVNLFERELNIGGDNTGEQNVISANATDILIDRSSYYNSKRAVVNIINNKIGTDWNGTKDFKGLPLFSQSASVDMYGIRASSSLTDLNIMKNIISGHLTCGISISYADFLITANHIGTDVNGTTDLGNTVGIRIESGAQGRIGRSADEDKNYIGYNRYGIDVLSEKPTTISRNSIFCNTQFGIGKATRTQQTYVQVLKINSDHISGKATPNAEVELFYSDNCPGSCQGKTYFFTTAADNSGRWEYNGNLTGHVVATATLPSYVTSMFSTAGLQENEAKVEPVTCKGLGSITISEPREGIGFKWYRLEENGTSVFIGSTQSVSGLDVATYEVNIDDGCKTVLHTFYITDQKLTKPEITPPVPACGQTSFQFYATTLRGKGNISYRWVNSGGQTVGYGQYVSLPQGTYSVEVTDEAGCLSKSDPVTIVRKPQPVINISAMVSTAAACGKPNGSIKGITTSDITGNVKYQWYVYDAYHGKTGDAVTGQTNVDLTNVEGGYYQLQVSDQGGCPPVYSSPLYINIYNSVIVNIGSIKGTTCGKKNGSVTGITILEGNHYKLYNALNVLVKEEDYLGVPINFSGLSAGSYIMIGESTISGCTSNPTPFTVYEIAPENYTFSASVQPTTCGLSNGSITLTYNVTSARPARYEWTDAGGQLLITGTQTQIKELGPGEYTYTAYDANDCPRTYVYTIARTEILKIDASAVKPPVNDYCGLKRGSITGLKATGGIPGYIYSWIDENNKEAGTSLDLLNIGEGKYRLVLKDQTSCGVDTSDEYTVVDQSRPMADPLAADVRVCYTTEITIPVSNVEEGTYQLYKKTSDPSPFKENTTGIFTFLASGSSDYYVRRVLGHCISNFTKIHVEVTNDNLHITNTMTPNGDGVNDIWSLTGLPDYPDIKIQLYTRDGQLVYECIGPYINPFDGHFRGAELPAGVYYYKIDLRGDCKPLSGSLTLLR; encoded by the coding sequence ATGTCGCGCATAACTGCCCTTATCACTCTGATACTCTTAATAACGGCGAAACTTGCATTTTCTGATACTTTCATTGTAACGAACAAAGCCGACAGCGGCCCGGGAACATTACGGCAGGCTTTACTGGATGCAGCTTCCAACGGCATAGCCAGCACCGACCGGATAGAGTTTAATCTGCCGGGCAGTACCATTAACGACCGCACGATACGGCTTAGAAGTCAGCTGCCTATGGTAAGCTCGAAAGTAATTATCGACGGAAGCACCCAGCCATCTGACGTTTTCGGTGTATCGGGAGCGAAAGTTATTATAGAAAGGGAGTTTAACAACGTTTACTATTCAGGCCTGGTTATATCAACAGATATCTATAAAGAAACTGTATCAGACGTGGAAATTTACGGACTGTATATCAGAAACTTCGCGAACATCACTTCACTCTCAAATATAAACACATCTCAGGGATCAGGAATTATCGTCGAATATAACGCCCAAAATGTAACGATTGGGGCACCGGGAAAAGGCAACGTGATATGCGGAAATATTAACGGAATTGCCATCAATGGATCCCGTTATTACAACGGCACTAACGATGTCAATTCATCCGGAAAGATAGTTATTCAATCCAACCTTATAGGCTTACTTGATAACGGAACAACCGCAAACACAAACTACATCGGGGTTTCGGTCAACCTTTTCGAACGCGAGCTCAATATCGGTGGCGACAATACCGGCGAACAAAACGTAATCAGCGCTAATGCTACAGATATACTAATTGACAGATCCAGTTATTATAACAGTAAACGAGCGGTAGTCAATATCATCAACAACAAGATAGGAACGGACTGGAATGGAACTAAGGATTTCAAAGGTCTGCCTCTCTTTTCCCAGTCGGCCAGTGTAGATATGTATGGAATCAGGGCATCGAGCAGCCTCACGGATTTGAACATTATGAAGAATATTATCTCGGGGCATTTAACCTGCGGGATCTCTATATCATATGCGGATTTTCTCATTACAGCAAATCATATTGGAACAGATGTAAATGGCACAACAGACCTTGGTAACACGGTTGGAATCCGCATCGAATCCGGGGCACAGGGAAGAATAGGGCGCTCAGCCGATGAAGACAAGAATTACATAGGCTATAACCGCTATGGCATTGACGTGCTTTCTGAAAAACCGACAACCATTTCGCGTAACAGCATTTTTTGCAATACGCAATTTGGCATTGGCAAGGCAACAAGGACGCAGCAGACCTATGTACAGGTTCTGAAAATAAATTCTGACCACATCTCGGGTAAGGCAACACCCAATGCAGAAGTCGAGTTATTTTATTCTGACAATTGTCCCGGAAGCTGCCAGGGCAAGACTTACTTTTTCACAACCGCTGCCGACAACAGTGGTCGCTGGGAATACAATGGCAATCTGACGGGGCACGTAGTTGCTACAGCAACGTTACCATCCTATGTCACCTCTATGTTTTCCACAGCCGGACTTCAGGAAAATGAGGCGAAAGTGGAACCGGTAACCTGTAAGGGACTGGGAAGTATAACTATCTCAGAGCCAAGGGAAGGCATTGGTTTTAAGTGGTACCGGCTCGAAGAAAATGGTACATCCGTGTTTATCGGCAGTACACAATCTGTTAGTGGCCTTGATGTGGCAACTTACGAAGTGAATATTGACGATGGCTGTAAAACTGTTTTACATACATTCTATATTACAGACCAGAAGCTGACGAAACCGGAAATCACCCCCCCGGTGCCGGCATGCGGACAAACGTCGTTCCAATTCTATGCTACAACCCTGCGTGGTAAAGGCAACATATCCTACCGCTGGGTTAATTCGGGCGGACAAACTGTAGGATACGGGCAATATGTCTCGCTGCCCCAGGGCACTTACTCTGTAGAAGTAACAGATGAGGCCGGATGTTTATCAAAATCCGATCCCGTCACTATAGTACGTAAACCTCAGCCTGTCATAAATATATCTGCTATGGTGTCTACAGCCGCCGCTTGTGGAAAGCCCAACGGTTCAATTAAAGGAATTACTACTTCAGATATTACAGGGAATGTTAAATATCAGTGGTACGTATACGACGCGTACCACGGTAAAACTGGCGACGCGGTGACCGGGCAAACAAATGTGGACCTCACAAATGTAGAAGGCGGCTACTATCAGCTTCAGGTTTCTGACCAGGGCGGCTGTCCTCCGGTATATAGCAGTCCGCTGTATATCAACATCTATAACTCGGTGATCGTAAATATTGGCTCAATCAAGGGTACAACCTGCGGTAAGAAAAATGGATCTGTAACAGGCATCACCATACTGGAAGGAAATCATTATAAATTATATAACGCACTAAACGTACTCGTTAAGGAAGAGGATTATTTAGGCGTCCCCATTAATTTCTCTGGTCTTTCCGCCGGGAGCTATATAATGATTGGCGAAAGCACCATCTCAGGTTGCACATCCAACCCTACTCCATTCACAGTATATGAGATAGCTCCGGAGAATTATACTTTTTCGGCTTCTGTTCAACCTACCACCTGCGGACTTTCTAACGGAAGCATAACCCTTACTTATAATGTAACCTCAGCACGTCCTGCCAGATACGAATGGACAGACGCGGGCGGCCAGTTATTAATTACCGGAACGCAAACACAGATTAAGGAACTCGGACCCGGTGAATATACATACACGGCATATGATGCAAACGACTGTCCGAGGACCTATGTGTACACCATTGCAAGAACCGAAATTCTGAAGATCGACGCATCTGCAGTAAAACCGCCAGTCAATGACTACTGTGGGCTAAAAAGAGGTTCGATAACCGGACTAAAAGCCACAGGAGGTATACCCGGATACATATATTCATGGATCGATGAAAATAACAAAGAGGCGGGAACAAGCCTGGATCTTCTCAACATCGGTGAAGGAAAATACCGTCTTGTTTTAAAAGATCAAACCAGTTGCGGCGTGGACACTAGTGATGAATATACCGTAGTTGACCAGTCAAGACCAATGGCAGATCCATTAGCAGCAGATGTTCGTGTTTGCTACACCACCGAAATCACAATACCGGTTTCGAATGTCGAAGAAGGCACCTACCAGTTGTACAAAAAAACATCTGATCCATCTCCATTCAAAGAAAACACAACCGGCATCTTCACTTTTCTAGCGTCCGGCTCATCCGATTATTATGTCCGGCGAGTCCTTGGACATTGTATTAGCAATTTCACAAAGATCCATGTCGAAGTTACCAACGACAACCTGCATATCACCAACACGATGACCCCCAATGGAGACGGCGTCAATGACATTTGGTCCCTTACAGGTTTACCTGATTACCCCGATATCAAAATCCAGCTATACACAAGAGATGGACAGCTCGTATACGAATGCATTGGCCCCTATATAAATCCCTTCGACGGTCACTTCAGGGGAGCCGAACTACCCGCTGGCGTTTACTATTATAAGATTGATCTCCGGGGCGATTGTAAACCCCTCAGCGGAAGTCTCACGCTTTTAAGGTAA